In Candidatus Eisenbacteria bacterium, one DNA window encodes the following:
- the amrB gene encoding AmmeMemoRadiSam system protein B, whose product MGGSDKDPEIPYPHESQVVRASAIAGRWYSAHPPALQREIQELLDSVKDPVELQHLPAAIVTPHAGYQWSGPCAAHLYRSLQGPVADRIRRVILLAPSHHASVRGISTLPIDAYETPLGRVPIDRLMVAELLTRPGFKTVKGAHREEHADEIQLPFLQTVLRGRWKLVDLVVQGTDPADWDGIAGSLLPWINNETLIIASTDFTHFGDRFGYTPFSDEIPENLKKLDMGAVAQALKIDPAGWTRYYRNTGITVCGYEPVGIVLTLVKRLADAQTPPLNFEGQLLNYTRSGDINGDFSSSVSYAAILFQQAGSDAAPDGNTLEKDITDEIPTDENPEKKLSKEEQAYLLNLARQTLEETFALGRSKSKPLPNEFTGGPLEEERGVFVTLQLRNRLRGCIGSIAGHEPLAEGVAHQAIQSAFHDPRFSPLTKDELPHVRIEISVLTPMKPVADIKEIVIGRDGILLEQGPYRAVFLPQVATEQGWDLHTTLTHLSQKAGLRERAWKEPETIFYTFQAQLFEESD is encoded by the coding sequence ATGGGCGGCTCAGACAAGGACCCTGAAATTCCTTATCCCCATGAATCTCAAGTTGTTCGCGCCTCGGCGATCGCCGGGCGGTGGTATTCCGCTCATCCTCCGGCCTTGCAACGGGAAATCCAGGAGCTCCTTGACAGTGTCAAGGACCCCGTTGAGTTGCAACACCTTCCGGCGGCGATCGTAACCCCGCACGCCGGCTATCAGTGGTCCGGCCCGTGCGCGGCGCATCTCTACCGATCCCTACAGGGCCCCGTGGCAGATCGAATCCGGCGTGTCATCCTTCTCGCCCCAAGCCACCATGCCTCGGTTCGGGGCATCTCCACCCTTCCCATCGATGCCTATGAAACCCCCCTCGGCCGGGTGCCGATTGACCGTCTGATGGTCGCAGAGCTGTTGACGCGTCCCGGCTTCAAGACCGTCAAAGGGGCGCATCGGGAAGAGCACGCCGATGAGATTCAACTCCCCTTTCTCCAAACAGTGCTGAGGGGTCGATGGAAGCTGGTCGATCTGGTGGTGCAGGGAACCGATCCGGCCGACTGGGACGGGATCGCCGGATCTCTGCTCCCCTGGATCAACAATGAAACATTGATCATCGCCAGCACCGACTTTACACATTTCGGCGACCGGTTCGGCTATACTCCCTTCTCGGATGAGATCCCCGAAAATCTAAAGAAGCTTGATATGGGCGCCGTGGCGCAGGCGCTGAAAATCGATCCGGCGGGATGGACAAGGTATTATCGCAACACCGGCATTACCGTTTGCGGCTACGAACCGGTGGGGATTGTTCTCACCCTGGTGAAACGCCTGGCGGACGCACAGACGCCGCCGTTGAATTTTGAAGGGCAATTGTTGAATTATACTCGTTCCGGCGATATCAACGGCGATTTCAGCTCTTCCGTGAGCTATGCGGCGATCCTCTTCCAACAGGCGGGTTCTGATGCGGCCCCTGATGGAAATACGCTTGAGAAAGATATAACTGACGAAATTCCAACTGACGAAAATCCAGAGAAAAAACTTTCAAAGGAAGAACAGGCGTATCTTCTCAATCTGGCGCGCCAAACGCTCGAAGAGACTTTTGCCCTCGGGAGGAGCAAAAGCAAGCCGCTCCCCAATGAGTTTACCGGGGGCCCCCTCGAAGAAGAGCGGGGCGTCTTTGTCACTCTCCAACTTCGGAACCGCCTCCGGGGATGCATCGGGTCAATCGCCGGGCATGAGCCCCTCGCCGAGGGTGTCGCCCATCAAGCTATCCAGTCCGCCTTTCACGATCCGCGTTTCTCACCATTGACCAAAGATGAACTGCCGCACGTCCGGATTGAGATCTCGGTTCTGACACCCATGAAACCGGTCGCGGATATCAAAGAGATCGTCATCGGACGCGACGGCATCCTTCTGGAGCAGGGTCCCTACCGGGCCGTCTTCCTGCCGCAGGTGGCGACGGAACAAGGATGGGATCTTCACACGACGCTGACCCATCTTTCACAAAAGGCAGGGTTGCGGGAAAGGGCATGGAAAGAGCCTGAAACGATATTTTACACATTTCAGGCTCAGTTGTTCGAAGAATCTGATTGA
- a CDS encoding calcium/sodium antiporter: protein MEEALNHFIGQLHWSLLGLWIAVALSLLGKGADWLVVEAVTLSERSGIPKIVIGATIVSIGTTAPEVAVSVLAAIQGNPGLALGNAVGSIICDTGLILGLAAIIAPLTLDRRIVNRQGWIQLGAGLLLVLACIPIFSSKLNPRGIFVAGGNLPQFMGFVFLALLAAYMWLSVRWSRQAGAVNLEAFEEAGAQKSNLLIVLKLIGAIILVVGSARLLIPGVTEAALRLHVPDSVIAATLVAFGTSLPELVTAVTAARKGHGELAIGNIVGADILNVLFVAGAAAAVTGGGLQAGPHFFRLLFPAMLGVLIVFRVGVMASGDQMKRGFGIVLLAVYALVTILSYVFPEFQIPAH, encoded by the coding sequence ATGGAAGAAGCCCTCAATCACTTTATCGGTCAACTCCACTGGTCCCTTCTGGGACTCTGGATCGCCGTCGCCCTATCACTGCTCGGCAAAGGCGCCGACTGGCTGGTCGTTGAAGCGGTCACCCTCTCGGAACGATCGGGTATTCCGAAAATCGTCATTGGGGCGACCATCGTCAGTATCGGCACCACCGCGCCCGAAGTGGCCGTCTCCGTCCTTGCGGCCATTCAAGGAAATCCCGGTCTCGCCCTCGGCAATGCCGTCGGATCGATCATCTGCGACACCGGCTTGATCCTCGGTCTCGCGGCGATCATCGCACCTTTAACATTAGATCGCCGCATCGTCAACCGGCAAGGCTGGATTCAACTCGGCGCGGGGCTCCTGCTCGTTCTCGCCTGCATTCCCATATTCAGCTCCAAGTTAAATCCCCGCGGTATTTTTGTCGCCGGCGGCAACCTCCCGCAGTTCATGGGGTTTGTCTTTCTCGCCCTTCTGGCCGCCTATATGTGGCTCTCGGTGCGCTGGTCCCGGCAGGCTGGTGCGGTGAATCTTGAGGCGTTTGAAGAAGCGGGTGCGCAAAAGTCCAACCTTCTCATCGTTTTAAAACTCATCGGCGCCATCATCCTTGTCGTCGGTTCCGCCCGCCTCCTGATTCCCGGGGTAACCGAGGCGGCCTTGCGCCTTCATGTCCCCGACAGTGTCATCGCCGCGACCCTGGTCGCCTTCGGCACATCCCTGCCTGAGCTGGTCACCGCCGTGACGGCGGCCCGCAAGGGTCATGGCGAATTGGCGATCGGGAATATCGTCGGAGCCGATATCCTGAATGTTCTCTTTGTGGCGGGCGCCGCGGCCGCGGTCACCGGCGGCGGATTGCAGGCGGGTCCTCATTTCTTCCGGCTGCTCTTTCCCGCGATGCTCGGTGTTCTCATCGTCTTCCGTGTGGGGGTTATGGCGTCCGGCGATCAGATGAAACGGGGATTCGGAATTGTGCTTCTGGCGGTCTATGCCCTTGTGACAATCTTGAGTTACGTCTTTCCGGAATTTCAAATACCAGCTCATTAA
- a CDS encoding glycosyltransferase has translation MDPTISVIMAVRDGAETIEMCLASLAAQSFKEWEAVIVNDGSQDATGRILRDWSHRDPRIRPFNTPPQGLIISLNFAASKARGRTFFRQDADDTSHPDRFQEQIQALLNHPEWDVIATGVTIFPEPAPGLSRYQNWINSVITPEEIARDIWIESPIPHPTVAMRRETFEEAGGYRDMGWPEDYDLWLRLHLQGKGFAKIPKVLYAWRDSPGRLSRTHDNYSAEAFRRCKAHHLSRILGDQKIWICGAGPFGRKLARALDDAGITIHGFLDIDRLRVGRMVQGARVEDLSILKGGPVAHQKLLVCVGVHGARDLIRRQLTEWNYRETTDYLIVS, from the coding sequence GTGGATCCAACCATCAGCGTGATCATGGCCGTCAGAGACGGGGCGGAGACAATAGAGATGTGTCTCGCCTCTCTGGCGGCCCAGTCATTTAAAGAGTGGGAGGCCGTCATTGTGAATGACGGTTCCCAAGACGCGACCGGACGGATCCTGCGCGACTGGTCTCATCGCGATCCCCGCATCCGCCCCTTCAACACACCGCCTCAAGGATTGATCATCTCCCTCAACTTCGCCGCATCGAAAGCGCGCGGCCGCACCTTCTTCCGTCAAGACGCCGATGACACCTCCCACCCGGATCGCTTTCAGGAACAAATCCAGGCCCTGCTGAATCATCCCGAATGGGATGTCATCGCCACCGGCGTCACCATCTTCCCCGAACCGGCCCCCGGCCTCTCCCGTTATCAAAACTGGATCAACTCGGTCATCACACCGGAAGAGATCGCCCGCGACATCTGGATCGAATCCCCCATTCCCCATCCGACCGTCGCGATGCGCCGCGAGACCTTCGAAGAAGCCGGCGGCTACCGTGATATGGGTTGGCCCGAAGATTATGACCTCTGGCTCCGTCTTCATCTGCAAGGAAAAGGGTTCGCCAAAATTCCAAAGGTCCTTTATGCCTGGCGGGATTCTCCGGGCCGATTGAGCCGGACCCATGATAACTACTCCGCCGAGGCTTTTCGCCGCTGCAAAGCGCATCACCTCAGCCGGATCCTGGGCGATCAAAAGATCTGGATCTGCGGCGCCGGACCCTTTGGCCGGAAACTGGCCCGGGCGCTGGATGATGCCGGCATTACGATCCATGGATTCCTCGACATCGACCGGTTGAGGGTCGGACGGATGGTGCAAGGGGCGCGCGTCGAGGACCTCTCCATCCTCAAAGGGGGGCCGGTCGCTCATCAAAAACTCCTTGTTTGTGTCGGTGTGCATGGCGCGAGGGATCTGATCCGCCGGCAATTGACAGAGTGGAATTATCGAGAAACAACCGATTATCTTATTGTATCTTGA
- a CDS encoding S9 family peptidase, which yields MMKSNQNRIPHAGLTLAILCLAGSLAAAPCLAGQLSAGLPTGDETDPIEEAFIAPLPDIDTFMQIGWSGDPRISADGKTIYLTSGMPGVNQLFRMLPGGWPYQLTVFPDGVDYYTISPNDRWVIIGASVGGNEQSQLLLMDGKTGALKQLTDAPETRFIQPIWARDGRSIYYPSNEANGRDFYIYSRVLPDGEPQVVYESPSYNIASDLDKAGRRLTLIEYRSSQDTDILLIDLETKEVTNLTEHEGDKYYVGGVFSADEQSIFILTSDNAQGLLKPAMMNLETRKITFPFKGDSPWELEEGELSPDRRYTALVYNEEGYGRLSIFDIEKGKEMPVPELDGIVSSVSLSNTHEITFGFSSPTQSPDVWRWNWDTRELKRVTFSTYAGVDPAVFTDPKLIHYKSFDGLEIPAFLYLPPHYKGGPIPFIMDMHGGPEGQFRPHFNRHFTYLMQHGFGLLAPNVRGSSGYGREFSMMDDYKKRMDSVKDMGAGAQWLIDNGYTKPEMLGVKGGSYGGYMTLAALTTYPDLFAAGCDEVGIADFETFLKNTADYRRHLREAEYGPLSDPEFLHEISPMTHVDRIKGALLVIHGENDPRVPVGEARQIAKALSDRGAPVDTLIFSDEGHGVGKRENRLILYRKMVDFFLMHLKSGMTP from the coding sequence ATGATGAAATCGAACCAAAACCGGATCCCTCACGCCGGTTTGACCCTGGCGATCCTATGCCTCGCCGGAAGTCTCGCCGCGGCCCCCTGCCTCGCAGGCCAGCTCTCTGCGGGACTTCCCACAGGTGACGAGACCGACCCGATCGAGGAGGCCTTCATCGCGCCCCTGCCCGATATCGACACCTTCATGCAGATCGGGTGGTCGGGTGATCCGAGGATATCGGCGGATGGGAAGACGATCTATCTCACCTCCGGCATGCCGGGGGTCAATCAGCTCTTCCGGATGCTCCCCGGGGGATGGCCTTATCAGCTCACCGTCTTTCCCGACGGCGTCGACTACTACACCATCTCCCCCAACGACCGGTGGGTCATCATCGGCGCCAGTGTCGGCGGCAATGAACAGAGCCAGCTCCTTCTGATGGACGGCAAGACCGGCGCGCTGAAGCAACTCACCGACGCTCCTGAAACCCGCTTCATCCAGCCGATCTGGGCGCGCGACGGTCGTTCAATCTATTATCCGAGCAACGAGGCGAACGGACGCGACTTTTACATTTATAGCCGGGTCCTTCCTGATGGCGAGCCGCAGGTCGTTTATGAGTCGCCCAGCTATAATATCGCCAGTGATCTTGATAAAGCGGGGCGCCGGCTGACGTTGATTGAGTATCGCTCCAGCCAAGACACCGATATTCTTCTTATCGATCTGGAGACGAAAGAAGTCACAAATCTAACCGAGCATGAGGGGGATAAGTATTATGTCGGCGGGGTTTTCTCCGCCGATGAACAGTCGATCTTCATCCTCACCAGTGATAACGCACAGGGACTTCTCAAACCGGCGATGATGAATTTGGAAACACGAAAGATCACCTTCCCCTTCAAGGGCGATTCTCCCTGGGAGCTGGAAGAGGGTGAGCTCTCCCCCGACCGCCGCTATACCGCCCTCGTCTATAACGAAGAAGGATACGGCCGCCTCTCGATCTTTGACATTGAAAAGGGAAAGGAAATGCCCGTGCCGGAGTTGGACGGCATCGTTTCATCGGTGAGCCTTTCCAACACGCATGAGATCACCTTCGGCTTCAGCAGCCCGACCCAATCACCCGATGTTTGGAGATGGAATTGGGACACGAGAGAGCTGAAGCGCGTCACCTTCTCAACCTATGCCGGTGTCGACCCGGCGGTCTTCACCGATCCGAAACTCATACATTATAAAAGCTTCGACGGCTTGGAAATTCCGGCTTTTCTATATCTGCCGCCCCACTACAAAGGGGGACCGATCCCCTTTATCATGGATATGCACGGCGGCCCCGAAGGACAATTCCGCCCCCACTTCAACCGCCACTTCACCTATCTCATGCAGCACGGTTTTGGCCTCCTCGCGCCGAATGTCCGCGGCTCCTCAGGCTACGGCAGAGAATTCTCCATGATGGATGACTACAAAAAACGGATGGATTCGGTTAAGGATATGGGTGCCGGCGCGCAGTGGCTCATCGATAATGGTTATACAAAACCAGAGATGCTTGGTGTTAAAGGCGGCTCTTACGGCGGGTATATGACATTGGCCGCGCTGACAACCTACCCCGATCTTTTCGCCGCCGGTTGTGACGAAGTCGGCATCGCCGATTTCGAGACCTTCTTGAAAAACACCGCCGACTACCGGCGTCATCTCCGTGAAGCCGAATACGGGCCCCTCAGCGATCCGGAATTTTTGCACGAAATCTCTCCGATGACCCATGTTGATCGGATCAAGGGGGCTTTGCTCGTGATCCACGGAGAGAACGATCCGCGCGTGCCGGTGGGTGAAGCGCGCCAGATTGCCAAGGCCCTCTCCGATCGCGGCGCCCCGGTCGATACCCTGATCTTCTCTGATGAAGGGCACGGCGTGGGGAAACGGGAAAACCGTCTCATTCTCTATCGCAAGATGGTCGATTTCTTTTTAATGCACCTAAAATCGGGGATGACCCCTTAA
- a CDS encoding AAA family ATPase, translating into MTKTRPQQIKRIRQLLREHRVVGIIGARQVGKTTLARQIVERHYGPTAVFDLENPDDLSRLSEPMLALKDLRGLVVIDEIQRVPDLFPVLRVLADRPRRPASFLILSKATQNQGRHGSGLR; encoded by the coding sequence ATCACGAAGACTCGCCCCCAACAGATCAAACGTATCCGCCAACTGCTGCGCGAGCATCGGGTCGTCGGCATTATCGGCGCCCGGCAGGTTGGCAAGACGACGCTGGCCAGACAGATCGTCGAACGGCACTACGGTCCGACCGCCGTCTTCGATCTCGAAAATCCTGACGATCTTTCACGCCTCTCGGAACCTATGCTGGCACTCAAGGACCTGCGAGGCCTCGTGGTGATCGATGAGATCCAGCGCGTCCCGGATCTCTTTCCCGTGTTGCGCGTGCTTGCGGATCGCCCTCGGCGCCCGGCAAGCTTCCTCATTCTCTCGAAGGCCACCCAAAACCAGGGGCGTCATGGGAGTGGTTTGCGATGA
- a CDS encoding SUMF1/EgtB/PvdO family nonheme iron enzyme, with amino-acid sequence MQHRISGLLVLLIVTFAVPNPAEAAPEMVTVPAGVFIMGDGTSTCGINQRTVTLTRDFDICRHEVTNQEFMEALQWAYNSGYVTASTATVWDNLDGSTLVLLQMNNDFCEIQFNGAGIFYLRQSPSTQAQTAYPSGYNPASHPALMVTWYGAARYCDWLSLQDGLTRAYDHNGNWACHGGDPYGAEGYRLPTDAEWEYAAQYDDERIYPWGNQAPTCSLANSRNCVHWTAPAETYPGAPQALGLTEMAGNIFEWCNDWHVCELGTAPAIDPAGPGSGTYRVIHGGCWDHSSSYMPNALRPTNQNPNTSSFLLGFRAARTYDTSHAENQIGTTPVGLLAGNAPNPFVFSTSISFRVPASVSGAPLELRIYNPAGRLVRTLIDSYKPEGSYCIAWNGADNSGVPVAPGVYFYRLQWNGRSETQRMILAR; translated from the coding sequence ATGCAGCATCGAATTTCTGGTCTCCTTGTGCTCCTCATCGTGACCTTCGCCGTTCCCAATCCGGCCGAAGCTGCGCCGGAGATGGTCACGGTTCCCGCCGGGGTTTTTATCATGGGCGACGGTACATCAACGTGCGGCATTAATCAGCGCACGGTAACTCTCACCCGCGATTTCGACATCTGCCGCCACGAGGTGACAAACCAGGAATTTATGGAAGCGCTCCAATGGGCGTATAACAGCGGCTATGTGACGGCTTCGACGGCGACGGTGTGGGACAATCTCGATGGAAGCACGCTGGTGCTTCTTCAAATGAATAATGACTTTTGTGAGATTCAGTTTAACGGCGCCGGGATATTTTATCTCCGGCAGTCGCCGTCTACCCAGGCGCAGACCGCCTACCCAAGCGGATATAATCCGGCGAGCCATCCCGCCTTAATGGTGACCTGGTACGGAGCGGCGCGCTACTGCGATTGGCTCAGCCTTCAGGACGGATTGACGCGGGCTTACGATCACAACGGCAATTGGGCGTGCCATGGAGGCGATCCCTACGGCGCCGAGGGATACCGACTGCCGACGGATGCCGAGTGGGAGTATGCGGCGCAATATGACGATGAGCGCATCTATCCTTGGGGGAATCAAGCGCCGACCTGCAGCCTGGCCAATTCGCGCAACTGCGTTCACTGGACCGCCCCGGCGGAAACTTACCCGGGCGCGCCCCAAGCGCTGGGTCTCACGGAGATGGCTGGAAATATTTTCGAGTGGTGCAACGATTGGCATGTGTGCGAACTTGGGACCGCTCCCGCGATTGATCCGGCAGGCCCCGGCAGCGGTACCTACCGGGTTATTCATGGAGGGTGTTGGGACCACAGTAGTTCCTACATGCCGAACGCCTTGCGACCCACCAACCAGAATCCCAATACCAGCTCTTTTCTTCTTGGTTTTCGCGCCGCACGAACCTATGACACGTCCCACGCTGAAAATCAAATCGGGACAACTCCGGTCGGGCTCCTTGCCGGCAACGCCCCGAATCCATTTGTCTTCAGCACCAGTATCTCCTTCCGCGTCCCCGCGAGCGTGAGCGGCGCGCCGCTCGAATTGCGCATCTACAATCCCGCCGGAAGGCTGGTTCGCACATTAATTGATTCGTACAAGCCGGAGGGGAGTTATTGCATCGCCTGGAACGGCGCCGACAATTCCGGCGTCCCCGTGGCGCCTGGTGTCTATTTCTATCGCCTGCAATGGAACGGGAGAAGCGAAACGCAGCGGATGATATTGGCAAGATAA